Proteins encoded together in one Triticum dicoccoides isolate Atlit2015 ecotype Zavitan chromosome 7B, WEW_v2.0, whole genome shotgun sequence window:
- the LOC119337106 gene encoding WAT1-related protein At1g44800-like has translation MGVGKKVLNDVKPYMMMILLQIGYAGMYIVSVASLKRGMSHYVLVTYRNLVATLVMLPFALFFEKGTRPKMTLRIFIKILGLALLEPVLDQNLYYVGNKLTSASFSSALVNILPAVTFIMAIVLRMEKLRLRSSHSQAKVAGTICTVIGAVLMIMYHGPVVQFPWARGAHHVDQAASAAAAQSSATWLKGTIAIITSCVAWAGFFVLQSNTLNSYPAALTLTTLICAMGTGINGSMALVAERHDMSAWVIGLDTRLFTVVYSGVVCSGVAFFVQGIVTETRGPVFVTAFQPLCMIITAVLGSVILKEETTLGSVIGAAIIVLGLYSLIWGKSNDIIDKPVHSVAEKLALPLTSVNGNGTNGTNGANGGRHVNGGQVAHDVETPAVKGATCH, from the exons CGGGATGTACATCGTCTCCGTCGCCTCGCTCAAGCGCGGCATGAGCCACTACGTCCTCGTCACCTACCGCAACCTCGTTGCCACGCTCGTCATGCTGCCCTTCGCCCTCTTCTTCGAGAA GGGGACACGGCCCAAGATGACACTCCGCATCTTCATCAAGATCTTGGGGCTGGCGCTGCTCGA GCCTGTGCTTGACCAGAACCTGTACTACGTGGGCAACAAGCTGACCTCGGCCAGCTTCTCGTCGGCGCTGGTCAACATCCTGCCGGCCGTCACCTTCATCATGGCCATCGTCCTGCGGATGGAGAAGCTCCGGCTCCGGAGCTCCCACAGCCAGGCCAAGGTCGCCGGCACCATCTGCACCGTCATCGGCGCGGTGCTGATGATCATGTACCACGGCCCCGTGGTGCAGTTCCCGTGGGCCAGGGGCGCCCACCACGTCGAccaggccgcctccgccgccgccgcccagagcAGCGCCACCTGGCTCAAGGGCACCATCGCCATCATCACCAGCTGCGTCGCCTGGGCCGGCTTCTTCGTCCTCCAG TCGAACACGCTCAACAGCTACCCGGCGGCGCTGACGCTGACGACGCTGATCTGCGCGATGGGCACCGGGATCAACGGCTCGATGGCGCTGGTGGCGGAGCGCCACGACATGAGCGCGTGGGTCATCGGCTTGGACACCCGCCTCTTCACCGTCGTCTACTCG GGCGTGGTGTGCTCCGGCGTGGCCTTCTTCGTGCAGGGCATCGTGACGGAGACGCGCGGGCCGGTGTTCGTCACGGCCTTCCAGCCCCTCTGCATGATCATCACCGCCGTCCTCGGCTCCGTCATCCTCAAGGAAGAGACCACTCTCGGAAG TGTGATTGGCGCGGCGATCATCGTGCTGGGCCTCTACTCCCTCATCTGGGGCAAGAGCAACGACATCATCGACAAGCCCGTCCACTCCGTCGCCGAGAAGCTGGCCCTGCCGCTCACCTCCGTCAACGGCAACGGCACTAACGGCACCAACGGCGCCAATGGCGGCAGGCATGTCAACGGCGGCCAGGTCGCGCACGACGTCGAGACGCCGGCGGTGAAGGGTGCGACCTGCCACTAG